The following proteins are encoded in a genomic region of Phragmites australis chromosome 9, lpPhrAust1.1, whole genome shotgun sequence:
- the LOC133929170 gene encoding cyclic nucleotide-gated ion channel 4-like: protein MSSDLSTRSCPSSSSASPSDDARRRDHGEAPRRREDQVNDAGGASSKGRRGRRRLRLRVPWRLGLGATWALDPRARWVREWNRAYLLACAAGLIVDPLFLYAVSVSGPLMCVFLDGWLAAAVTVLRCAVDAMHAWNVATQLRVARAPARKRVSGPDDEEQQAAAEEEEEGAEAARKVLPGVRSGKGMVLDFFVILPVMQVVMWVAAPAMIRAGSTTSVMTVLLVTFLLEYLPKIYHAARFLRRMQGGSGHVFGTIWWGIALNLMAYFVAAHAVGACWYLLGVQRATKCLKEQCHQLPGCAPRALACAAPLYYGGAAAAPLGGDRLAWAQNAQARGMCLASGDNYQYGAYKWTVMLVANPSRLERMLLPIFWGLMTLSTFGNLESTTEWLEIVFNIITITGGLILVTMLIGNIKVFLNATTSKKQAMHTRLRSVEWWMKRKNLPQSFRHRVRQFERQRWAATRGVDECQIVRDLPEGLRRDIKYHLCLDLVRQVPLFQHMDDLVLENICDRVKSLIFPKGETIVREGDPVQRMLFIVRGHLQCSQVLRNGATSCCMLGPGNFSGDELLSWCLRRPFRERLPASSATLVTLESTEAFGLDAADVKYVTQHFRYTFTNDKVRRSARYYSPGWRTWAAVAVQLAWRRYKHRKTLASLSFIRPRRPLSRCSSLGEEKLRLYTAILTSPKPNQDDDF, encoded by the exons ATGTCAAGTGATCTCTCCACGCGCTCGtgtccttcctcctcctccgcgtccCCTTCCGATGACGCTCGGCGGAGGGACCATGGAGAGGCGCCGCGACGACGGGAAGATCAGGTGAACGACGCCGGCGGCGCCAGCAGCAAGGGCCGTCGAGGGCGGCGGCGCCTGCGTCTTCGGGTACCGTGGCGCCTCGGCCTCGGCGCGACGTGGGCGCTGGACCCGCGGGCGAGGTGGGTCCGGGAGTGGAACCGCGCCTACCTCCTCGCCTGCGCGGCGGGGCTCATCGTGGATCCGCTCTTCCTGTACGCCGTGTCCGTGAGCGGCCCGCTCATGTGCGTCTTCCTCGACGGCTGGCTGGCCGCCGCGGTCACCGTGCTGCGCTGCGCGGTGGACGCCATGCACGCGTGGAATGTCGCGACGCAGCTCCGTGTCGCGCGCGCCCCGGCTCGGAAGCGCGTGAGCGGCCCGGACGACGAGGAGCAGCAGGCggccgcggaggaggaggaggagggcgccgAGGCGGCGCGCAAGGTCCTGCCGGGCGTGAGGTCCGGGAAAGGGATGGTGCTGGACTTCTTCGTCATCCTCCCCGTGATGCAG GTGGTCATGTgggtggcggcgccggcgatGATCCGCGCGGGGTCGACGACGTCGGTGATGACGGTGCTGCTGGTGACGTTCCTGCTCGAGTACCTGCCCAAGATCTACCACGCGGCGCGCTTCCTCCGCCGGATGCAGGGCGGGTCCGGTCACGTCTTCGGCACCATCTGGTGGGGCATCGCACTCAACCTCATGGCCTACTTCGTCGCCGCCCAT GCTGTGGGCGCGTGCTGGTACCTGCTCGGCGTCCAGAGGGCCACCAAGTGCCTGAAGGAGCAGTGCCACCAGCTGCCCGGGTGCGCGCCCAGGGCGTTGGCCTGCGCCGCCCCGCTGTACTACGGTGGCGCCGCCGCAGCGCCCCTCGGCGGCGACAGGCTCGCCTGGGCCCAGAACGCGCAGGCCAGGGGCATGTGCCTCGCCAGCGGCGACAACTACCAGTACGGGGCGTACAAGTGGACCGTCATGCTCGTGGCCAACCCGAGCCGGCTGGAGCGGATGCTGCTCCCCATCTTCTGGGGCCTCATGACGCTCAGCACTTTCGGAAATCTGGAGAGCACGACGGAGTGGCTGGAGATCGTGTTCAACATCATCACCATCACGGGGGGGCTGATCCTCGTCACCATGCTCATCGGCAACATCAAGGTGTTTCTGAACGCGACGACGTCCAAGAAGCAGGCGATGCACACGCGGCTGCGGAGCGTGGAGTGGTGGATGAAGCGCAAGAACCTGCCGCAGAGCTTCCGGCACCGGGTGCGGCAGTTCGAGCGGCAGCGGTGGGCGGCCACGCGCGGCGTCGACGAGTGCCAGATCGTGCGCGACCTCCCCGAGGGCCTCCGCCGGGACATCAAGTACCACCTCTGCCTCGACCTCGTCCGCCAGGTGCCGCTCTTCCAGCACATGGACGACCTCGTCCTCGAGAACATCTGCGACAGGGTCAAGTCGCTCATCTTCCCCAAAGGAGAAACC ATCGTGAGGGAGGGGGACCCGGTGCAGAGGATGCTGTTCATCGTGCGGGGGCACCTGCAGTGCAGCCAGGTGCTGCGGAACGGCGCGACGAGCTGCTGCATGCTGGGGCCGGGCAACTTCAGCGGCGATGAGCTACTGTCGTGGTGCCTGCGCAGGCCGTTCCGGGAGCGGCTGCCGGCGTCGTCGGCGACGCTCGTGACGCTGGAGAGCACAGAGGCGTTCGGGCTGGACGCCGCCGACGTCAAGTACGTGACGCAGCACTTCCGGTACACGTTCACCAACGACAAGGTGCGCCGCAGCGCGCGCTACTACTCGCCCGGGTGGCGCACCTGGGCGGCCGTCGCGGTGCAGCTCGCGTGGCGCCGGTACAAGCACCGCAAGACGCTCGCGTCGCTCTCGTTCATCCGCCCGCGCCGGCCGCTGTCCCGGTGCTCGTCGCTCGGGGAGGAGAAGCTCCGGCTGTACACCGCAATCCTCACCTCGCCCAAGCCCAACCAGGACGACGACTTCTGA
- the LOC133929171 gene encoding probable 1-acyl-sn-glycerol-3-phosphate acyltransferase 5: MDGSSSTASQGHHVNGKQNQVQTVHPPGPANVKNGPRHHPLTPMRRCRGLLCLVIMLLTAFMMMVYLSPITTFLVRLFSVHYSRKSTCFLLGMWLAMWPFWFEKINKTRFIFSGESVPPKECVLLFANHRTEVDWMYLWDFALRKGRLQCIKYILKKSLMKLPVFSWAFHIIEFIPVERKWEIDEAIMRMRLSELKNPKDPLWLAVFPEGTDYTEKKCIKSQEYAAEHGLPILKNVLLPKTKGFNCCLQELRSSIDAVYDVTIAYKYRLPTFLDNVYGIDPSEVHIHIESIQVSDIPTSEDEVADWLVERFRLKDKLLSDFSTLGHFPNEGTEGDLPTLKCLANFTAVVSVTCILMYLTLFSSVWFKIFVAFSCTFLTFATYYSIHLPQLIGSPEVSIHGKKA; encoded by the exons ATGGACGGTTCTAGTTCAACTGCTTCCCAAGGGCATCATGTAAATGGAAAGCAGAATCAAGTGCAAACCGTTCATCCTCCTGGTCCTGCCAATGTGAAAAATGGACCAAGACACCACCCATTAACTCCAATGAGACGTTGCCGTGGACTATTATGTTTGGTGATTATGCTATTAACAGCGTTCATGATGATGGTTTACCTATCTCCTATAACTACTTTCCTTGTACGGTtgttcagtgtgcattacagCAGAAAGTCAACATGCTTTCTTTTGGGGATGTGGTTGGCCATGTGGCCTTTTTGGTTTGAGAAGATTAACAAGACCAGGTTTATTTTCTCTGGTGAAAGTGTGCCCCCAAAAGAGTGTGTGCTGTTATTTGCTAACCACAGGACCGAGGTTGACTGGATGTACTTGTGGGATTTTGCACTAAGGAAAGGCCGTTTGCAGTGTATCAAGTATATCCTTAAGAAAAGCCTGATGAAGTTACCTGTTTTTAGCTGGGCGTTTCACATTATTGAGTTTATCCCAGTAGAGAGGAAGTGGGAGATTGATGAAGCAATAATGCGAATGAGGCTTTCAGAATTGAAGAACCCCAAGGATCCCCTTTGGTTGGCAGTTTTCCCTGAAGGCACTGATTATAC TGAGAAGAAATGTATCAAAAGTCAAGAGTATGCAGCAGAGCATGGTTTGCCTATTCTGAAAAATGTACTCCTTCCCAAGACAAAGGGTTTCAATTGCTGTTTGCAAGAGCTGAGGAGTTCCATAGATGCTG TGTATGATGTCACAATCGCGTATAAATATCGACTACCAACTTTTCTGGACAATGTATATGGTATTGATCCTTCCGAAGTCCACATCCATATCGAAAGTATCCAAGTCTCTGACATACCGACATCAGAAGATGAAGTAGCTGATTGGCTGGTAGAGAGGTTTAGACTGAAGGACAAGCTTCTGTCTGATTTTTCAACACTGGGCCACTTTCCGAATGAAGGAACCGAAGGGGATCTGCCAACACTCAAGTGCCTTGCAAATTTTACGGCAGTAGTCAGTGTAACGTGCATCCTGATGTACCTAACCCTGTTTTCGTCTGTATGGTTCAAGATTTTCGTAGCATTTAGCTGCACCTTTCTTACGTTTGCCACCTACTACTCTATACATCTGCCGCAGCTAATCGGTTCTCCAGAGGTGAGTATCCATGGGAAGAAAGCTTGA